In a genomic window of Henningerozyma blattae CBS 6284 chromosome 9, complete genome:
- the CPR4 gene encoding peptidylprolyl isomerase family protein CPR4 (similar to Saccharomyces cerevisiae CPR4 (YCR069W) and CPR8 (YNR028W); ancestral locus Anc_6.336), with protein MRISVSSLLALFALTSTAFAEGSPNRKFTTSSIDLKRKLEPSPPVTHNVYLTFKYYSPVLEREVEQDVTVNLYATVVPKTVENFIQLSRNVKAKIQGRGEEVFTIGYPNSDILNIALNNMILFGDVVPDVGPFSIHGPKWADENFFLNHDRPGRLSMYNTGPNTQNSKFMIDLGLEGNSERDNANVVFGQIVDGLEKIIDDMQYMEVDDKGKPSKKAIIEYATVEDQKHGNLENDHATYIKRLQDFRDGKVEVGTSMGDILKEKINAAKQGSTKTKKLSSKSNLTGDDKNNLFYLLGAIGIIYLAVAKVKKLPPFKNSKVVSMRRD; from the coding sequence ATGAGAATTTCGGTATCATCTCTCCTAGCATTATTTGCTCTAACTTCTACAGCTTTTGCTGAGGGATCTCCAAATAGGAAATTCACTACTTCCTCTATagatttgaaaagaaaattagaGCCAAGTCCACCAGTTACTCATAATGTTTACTTaacatttaaatattatagtCCAGTTTTGGAAAGAGAAGTAGAACAAGATGTTACAGTCAATTTATATGCTACAGTTGTTCCAAAAACTGTTGAAAactttattcaattatctAGAAATGTTAAAGCCAAGATCCAAGGCAGAGGTGAAGAAGTTTTTACAATCGGATACCCAAACTCtgacattttaaatattgcGCTAAATAACATGATCTTGTTTGGTGATGTTGTACCAGATGTTGGTCCATTCTCCATTCATGGTCCAAAATGGGCAGatgaaaatttctttttaaaccACGATAGACCAGGTAGATTATCAATGTATAATACGGGTCCTAATACtcaaaattctaaatttatGATCGATTTGGGTCTAGAAGGTAACTCTGAAAGAGATAATGCAAATGTTGTCTTTGGTCAAATAGTTGATGGtttagaaaaaatcattGATGATATGCAATATATGGAAGTTGATGACAAGGGTAAGCCATCCAAAAAAGCTATTATTGAATACGCCACTGTTGAAGATCAAAAGCATGGTAACCTAGAGAATGACCATGCCActtatattaaaagattacAAGACTTCAGAGATGGTAAGGTGGAAGTTGGTACTAGCATGGGTGATATcttaaaagaaaagataaaCGCTGCTAAGCAAGGTTCAACAAAGACTAAAAAGCTTTCCTCGAAATCAAATCTAACAGGTGACgacaaaaataatttgttttacCTCTTGGGTGCCATTGGTATCATCTATTTGGCTGTAGCAAAGGTTAAAAAGTTACCTCCATTTAAGAATTCGAAAGTTGTATCAATGAGACGTGATTGA
- the TBLA0I02400 gene encoding mitogen-activated protein kinase kinase kinase (similar to Saccharomyces cerevisiae SSK22 (YCR073C) and SSK2 (YNR031C); ancestral locus Anc_6.341) yields MSSNHSNTSSNLNSNNDSNTNINITPATSTTTTHSNPGISKNNDNNTSDYFGYKPYPNEQQSWPLDHRRSAGKVWSPGVRVVSPLEHEIVYENNPTDSFSNNNSTPTTTTTNSNYSSGILYNVNAPNRSNSARRQRSHSNAKKTISKVHEFTQGYNSYSNDSLISSTNSMRRPSWTSPMNVYNSSLDNNNTSNQNSISQLNLKHPSTLLKQQSPGKHDRNTQLSSPGLRNNPWLQESFLSTPTLIVPPEIASLTTQSTSDVPPQQLRVSPSRNSSQKSTGSNHSNANTPVSPLASNNDLTLPEQYPNSTPNSNKTDNTHSTTPTTSTTVTSAGTGSASGTIVHNNSSSTNSNNNTNPINEVVNHSKQDNLSPSSSTRSVPKINTSSSNMKLSKKQHLLNEQLYLEKMKNYVSHDYYTRGIVPSSTNDEEDDFESDIEDIVDLTNDDKQDFGTNFFTANKDIVAMSSKFLLHRLQWLKQADPRNAVVQETFDVFDLKGESTNNEQENKKEITAKLLDNQDLLSLLADHPLVLERFEWQTMLSNVLKGDIVKSEKTKIANQVKPRGSNTHYAEEIWLELKAWMTGKTVDEMKRTLKILRISTDSFFKKVLVFRLPDDIDMEEGKRRIKDITDRYYRVINFWCNLKQMYQDKPITNSSDLISRIDVMNSWLNFTHNFDINIKVLRKWVGDENVKVLFSHEVPENGADFDYQDGRAFVEQIMKEKDIESIFQKKIFYPLAPWILKAKLFSQNYSETMKELNLRFPDDQLELLLLFPIRFIKEIILIRLAYAKKLKKPTMMMIDQMIDDFTSYIRLSVQMKYTLTTYREDVSFLVRLDPDFDNIVMEAIKYLFRLLELKLFDSTKVFFKTFKEPDELYKYWEELKNVGHYIEGAGFLIVKEFNKISLRLLHRLHSYLLQQQNSPPNFSNRAEAEKWVVQMFEYSGSIKRKLNRFTNVLTKASQNSVNFKVENHNALLSKLKETGHFLIFTGGELEQNGLYLLGSSELLGCQDEDIFRILKNSDIGCDMIPKLEIRNSLSLYNAAAHGYGMNSLLGQGMTPEGLSYYYVQNEEGTMPFQPKGNKGQIDLTFDHYHDSEEEMFALEQHLRSLGYLLIICPGEPMLWEGDMYNLSGDTILGLKDFNFEVTKDYLLLMSQGSCYALEYQCERLQRITDDSISFIERRCSFPVIESNLQKINKAYFRVTYNVLNNLSKVLTTFKKVCPGHELLNSVFLFARDYGKNFLRMNVATYEKKSIIILLMMNMSVQWLSFLLEDCDPTDQRTFRWCVPAMEFAMQITNGWNILGLDEKQFSALKQKISACMSLLISHFDVMGARANEAEKIFQMGRPNIDFANDIDDEYMLKINSDLRVQAINDLETATTRNPHQIGKVLDDTDKGNKYLLSLASSMSNVQIRWQKRKFIGSGTFGNVFSAVNLDSGDVLAVKEIKIQDTKAMKKVFPLIKKEMTVLEMLNHPNIVQYYGVEVHRDKVNIFMEYCEGGSLASLLEHGRIEDEMVTQVYTLELLEGLSYLHQSGIVHRDIKPENILLDFNGIIKYVDFGAARKIAKDHTRIASFSKDGKDNKESKKIDDTLLETEEAGVGTGLYDMVGTPMYMAPEAISGSPNKNKFGSDDVWSLGCVVLEMITGRRPWANLDNEWAIMYHVAAGHSPQLPSKDEVSTNGNNFLKRCLQQDPYKRATAVDLLMDVWIVEIRELAFGTGEPDTAATTSSATPDESKQ; encoded by the coding sequence ATGTCATCCAATCACAGTAATACAAGTTCCAATTTGAACTCTAACAATGATAGTAACacaaatatcaatatcacACCAGCAACTAGCACAACCACTACACATTCTAATCCAGGcatttccaaaaataatgataacaATACTTCAGACTATTTTGGCTATAAGCCTTATCCTAACGAACAGCAGAGTTGGCCATTAGACCACAGAAGATCTGCTGGTAAAGTTTGGTCACCCGGTGTGAGAGTAGTCTCACCGTTAGAACATGAAATAGTTTATGAAAATAATCCGACTGATAGCTttagcaataataatagcacACCTACCACAACTACCACTAATTCTAACTACAGCTCAGGTATTTTATACAACGTTAATGCACCAAACAGATCCAATAGTGCACGCAGGCAACGATCTCATTCAAATgctaaaaaaacaatttctAAAGTTCACGAATTTACTCAAGGATATAATTCTTATTCAAATGACTCCCTCATATCTTCAACAAATTCTATGAGAAGGCCGTCGTGGACATCTCCAATGAATGTATATAACTCTTCTCTCgataataacaatactagtaatcaaaattcaatatctcagttaaatttaaaacacccttcaactttattaaaacaacAATCTCCAGGCAAACATGATAGAAATACACAGTTATCTAGCCCTGGATTAAGAAATAACCCCTGGCTTCAGGAATCCTTTCTTTCAACCCCAACTCTAATTGTGCCCCCAGAAATTGCATCTTTAACCACCCAAAGCACATCTGACGTCCCACCACAACAATTAAGAGTCTCACCAAGCAGAAACTCTTCTCAAAAGAGTACAGGTAGTAATCATAGTAATGCAAACACACCAGTATCTCCTTTAGCAAGTAATAATGACTTAACACTACCTGAGCAATATCCTAATTCTActccaaattcaaataaaacagATAATACGCACTCAACAACACCTACCACATCTACAACTGTCACATCTGCGGGAACAGGATCCGCTTCTGGAACTATTGTACACAATAACTCATCTTCtactaattctaataataatactaacCCAATTAATGAGGTTGTAAATCATTCAAAGcaagataatttatcaCCTTCATCATCTACAAGATCTGTCCCAAAAATCAACACATCTTCGTCGAATatgaaattatcaaaaaaacaacatcTTTTAAATGAGCAGCTGTATTTagagaaaatgaaaaattatgtTTCTCACGATTATTATACGAGAGGAATTGTACCATCATCAACAAATGACgaagaagatgattttGAATCCGACATAGAAGATATAGTGGATTTGACCAATGATGATAAGCAAGATTTTGGcaccaatttttttaccGCAAACAAAGACATTGTAGCAATGAGTTCCAAGTTCTTATTACATAGATTACAATGGTTAAAACAAGCTGATCCAAGAAATGCTGTTGTTCAAGAAACTTTCGATGTATTTGATTTGAAAGGAGAGTCTACCAATAATGAacaagaaaacaaaaaagaaattacgGCTAAACTATTAGATAAccaagatttattatcattattagcCGATCACCCTTTGGTTTTAGAGAGATTTGAATGGCAAACTATGCTTTCAAATGTGTTAAAAGGGGATATTGTTAAAAgtgaaaaaacaaaaatcgCCAACCAAGTTAAACCAAGAGGTTCAAACACACATTATGCCGAAGAGATTTGGTTAGAATTAAAAGCCTGGATGACCGGTAAAACGGTTGATGAAATGAAAAGAActttaaagatattgagAATATCAACGGACtcattctttaaaaaagtGTTAGTATTTCGTTTGCCGGACGATATAGATATGGAAGAAGGTAAGCGAAGAATTAAAGACATTACTGATAGATATTATAGAGTCATTAATTTCTGGTGTAATTTAAAGCAAATGTATCAAGATAAGCCTATTACAAATTCTTCAGATTTAATTAGTAGAATAGATGTGATGAACAGCTGGCTAAATTTTACTCATAATTTTgacattaatattaaagttcTTAGGAAATGGGTTGGTGATGAAAATGTTAAAGTATTATTCTCTCATGAAGTTCCTGAAAATGGGGCCGATTTTGATTATCAAGATGGTAGGGCATTTGTTGAGCAAATtatgaaagaaaaagacatagaatcaatttttcaaaagaaaatattttatccaTTAGCTCCATGGATTTTAAAAGCAAAACTATTTTCACAAAATTATTCAGAAACaatgaaagaattaaatcTTCGCTTTCCTGATGATCAATTAGAATTACTCTTACTCTTTCCAATtcgatttattaaagagaTCATCTTGATTCGTCTAGCCTATGCTAAAAAACTGAAAAAACCTacaatgatgatgattgaTCAAATGATAGATGATTTTACTTCGTATATTCGCCTGTCAGTCCAAATGAAATATACATTAACTACATATCGTGAAGATGTTTCATTTTTAGTTAGACTTGATCCTGATTTTGATAACATCGTAATGGAAGCAATTAAATACTTGTTCCGActtttagaattaaaacTTTTTGATAGTACCAaagtatttttcaaaaccTTCAAAGAACCGGATGAACTATACAAATACTgggaagaattaaaaaatgttGGACATTATATAGAAGGAGCTGGTTTCCTAATTGTCAAGGagtttaataaaatctCATTAAGATTATTGCATAGATTGCATTCATATCTATTACAGCAACAAAATTCACCTCCCAATTTCTCTAATAGAGCAGAAGCTGAAAAATGGGTTGTCCAAATGTTTGAGTATTCAGGTTCCATAAAGAGAAAGTTAAATAGATTTACAAACGTTCTGACAAAAGCTTCTCAAAATTCTGTGAATTTTAAAGTAGAGAATCACAACGCTCTTTTATCAAAACTAAAAGAAACAGGccattttttaatatttacaGGTGGTGAACTGGAGCAAAATGGTCTTTACTTATTAGGTAGTTCTGAATTATTAGGATGCCAAGATGAAGATATCTTTcgaattttgaaaaattctgaTATTGGTTGTGATATGATACCTAAGCTGGAAATAAGAAACAGTTTATCTTTGTATAACGCTGCAGCTCATGGATATGGAATGAATAGTTTACTAGGCCAGGGCATGACTCCGGAAGGCctatcttattattatgttcAAAATGAGGAGGGAACAATGCCCTTTCAACCTAAAGGGAACAAGGGTCAAATTGATTTAACATTTGATCATTATCATGATTCAGAAGAGGAAATGTTTGCACTAGAGCAACATTTACGTTCTTTAGGTTATCTGCTAATAATTTGTCCGGGCGAACCAATGCTATGGGAAGGTGATATGTATAACCTCTCTGGAGATACTATACTAGGActaaaagattttaattttgaagttACAAAGGATTATTTACTATTAATGAGCCAAGGGTCGTGCTATGCACTAGAATACCAATGTGAACGGTTACAGCGTATCACTGACGACTCTATATCTTTTATAGAAAGACGCTGCTCTTTCCCTGTTATTGAGAGcaatcttcaaaaaattaataaagcaTACTTCAGGGTGACATataatgttttaaataacCTTTCCAAAGTATTGACTACCTTTAAAAAGGTTTGCCCCGGCCATGAACTACTAAACagtgtatttttatttgcaaGGGATTATGgtaagaattttttaagaatGAATGTTGCTACAtacgaaaaaaaatcaattatcaTCTTACTAATGATGAATATGAGTGTTCAATGGTTATCATTTCTATTAGAAGATTGTGATCCTACAGATCAAAGAACTTTTAGATGGTGTGTGCCAGCAATGGAATTTGCAATGCAGATAACAAACGGTTGGAATATTTTAGGCTTAGATGAAAAGCAATTCTCTGCATTAAAGCAAAAAATTTCAGCATGTATGTCCTTATTAATCTCTCACTTTGACGTTATGGGTGCTAGAGCTAATGAAGCGGAAAAGATATTTCAAATGGGTAGACCAAACATTGATTTTGCTAATGATATAGATGACGAATACATGCTAAAAATCAATTCTGATTTACGTGTTCAAGCCATTAATGACCTTGAAACCGCTACAACAAGAAACCCTCACCAAATCGGTAAAGTTCTTGACGATACAGATAAAggtaataaatatttactcTCGCTTGCGTCTTCTATGTCTAATGTTCAAATTAGATGGCAGAAGCGGAAGTTTATTGGAAGTGGTACTTTTGGTAATGTCTTTTCAGCAGTTAACTTAGACAGCGGTGATGTTTTAGCAGTGAAAGAAATCAAGATACAAGATACTAAAGCTATGAAAAAAGTATTTCCACTTATTAAGAAAGAAATGACTGTCCTTGAAATGTTAAACCATCCCAATATTGTCCAATATTATGGTGTTGAAGTTCACCGTGATAAAGTTAACATTTTTATGGAATATTGTGAAGGTGGCTCCCTAGCAAGTTTATTAGAACATGGACgtattgaagatgaaatgGTTACTCAAGTCTACACattggaattattagaGGGGCTATCATATCTTCACCAATCTGGTATTGTGCATCGTGATATTAAACcagaaaatattcttctAGACTTTAATGGtatcattaaatatgtTGATTTTGGTGCTGCTAGAAAGATTGCGAAAGATCACACAAGAATTGcatcattttctaaagaTGGAAAAGATAACAAggaaagtaaaaaaattgatgataCTTTACTGGAAACGGAAGAAGCAGGAGTAGGTACAGGGCTATATGATATGGTTGGTACGCCAATGTATATGGCACCGGAAGCAATTTCTGGATCgccaaataaaaataaatttggaTCAGATGATGTTTGGTCATTGGGTTGTGTTGTGCTGGAAATGATCACGGGTCGTCGCCCTTGGGCTAATCTAGATAATGAATGGGCTATTATGTATCATGTTGCCGCAGGGCATTCACCTCAATTACCAAGTAAAGATGAAGTATCTACAAATGGTAACAATTTCTTAAAGAGATGTTTACAACAAGATCCGTATAAGAGAGCAACTGCTGTTGATTTACTTATGGATGTTTGGATTGTTGAAATTAGAGAATTAGCTTTTGGAACTGGTGAGCCAGATACAGCAGCTACTACCAGTAGCGCAACGCCTGATGAAAGCAAGCAATAG